The Spirochaetaceae bacterium DNA segment CTCCCGCAGAAGGTTCACCTCATGACCCGCCCTGGCCAGCACTCCTGCGATGGTATCTGGAACGTCGTGATCGAGCAGGAACCTCACTCCGGCCTTTCAATGTCAGCCATTTGTTCAGCTATCCAGAGGTCGATATCAGCCTTGTGGTCCTCATAATAGGCAAGGCACTCGAACACTTGGGCCCTGGAAACTGGCGGCAACTCCCTGGTTATTTCGTCGACCGTGGCCCCGCTGACGTACAGGCCCACAACGTCATGAACGCCGATACGGGTGGCTTCGACTATCGGTCGTCCGGACCGAATCCCCTCAACGGCCACGATGTAGCGGTAGGTCTGTTCTATCACACACTGATAGTATGGCATTCGGCGTCCGCGTACAACGCGCGTCTCTCCCATACCGCCGGCAGGCCGAAGCCGAGGAAGCTCAGCGACGCCTCGGAGATGATCACGTTGCCCACGTTGATGCTGTAAACGATCAGCACGGGCGCCGCGATGTTGGGCAGCACGTGGCGCAGCAGGGTGCCGCCCGTGGAGGTGCCGATTGCCTGCGCCGCCTGGAAGTAGGCGTTTTCCTTGACCCCGATCACCGCGCCGCGCACGATGCGCGACGCGGGAATGCCGCCGGCGACGCCGAGCACCACGATGATCTGCGGCACGCCGCGGCCGGCGAGGTCTTGTACTGGCCGATGGCGATGCGGCGGCTCGTGCGCGCGCCCGGCCAACGGCAGTGGCCGTGGGCGCAGGGACGGATCACCGCCGGCCACCTCCCCGACCTGCGCCGCCATCCGGCAGTCGGCAAGTATCTGCTCACCTTCCACGGCGCCACCCGCCGCGGCCGCCGCGAGCGCGCCCGCCACGGCGAGGCCAGCATCGCCATCGCCTGGAGCGACGACCTGATGCGCTGGTTCTGGCCGGGCCATCTCGGCCCGGCGTGACTTGGCGCGGCAAGCCCGCCTTCCCGCTTGCTGCCGCCGAGTCGCATCGCATCGCCACCATCGCCCCGCCACCCCACGCCACGCCAACGCCACCAACGCCATTCGACAGCAGCGATATCAGCGTCTTCCATACTCCGCCGGCTCCGCCGGCCCTCGCGTGTTGTGATCTGATTCAACACTGGCGTATGGTGAGCCTGGAGGATAGCTTACATGTCCCTGATCGAGCATCTGGAAACTGACAGGTGGGAAGAGTTCTTTCGAGGTGTTTTCGAGTACACACTCGAAGTCATGAAGCACGACCGCTTCCGTTCGGTCGGCAGTGCCGCGGACGATCTAAGAGGCTGGCTTGCCAGGGGCGGGGTCGCCAGGGTCCGGGAGCGTCTCGACGACCAGATGGAAATGCGCCGGTTCAGCGCCTCCCAAAAGGTTGCCGTCCGCGACTACCTTGAGCAATTGGTTCGAGAGAATCGTCGGGCGCTGCTGGACCTGAACGCCACCGGTGTCATCCCCGCGAGCGGGCAGGTGCAAACGGAAGCGCTCGGCGTGTCGGAGACCGACGTTCAGGATCTGCTCGACCGGATGCTCGCAGGTGAACGACCCTTCGAGGACTGGATGCATGCTCACGGACATTCCGATGAGGAGATTTCCGAAATCTACCAGCTGATCGACGACTGGTTGCTGCAGAAGGGAATCATCCCCGCACGCCCGCCTGACTGGCGGGAGCTGCGCAACGAGCAGGGGATCGACTCCCCATGATTGCGCCAATCAGCTTGCGGAAGTGCGGGGCAGCACGTCGACCAACTCGGCCACGACGGTCGAACCATGTCGGACAAGATCCTGAACATACATGAAGCCAAGACGCATCTTCCCGAGCATCTCGCGGGGCTCGGCGAGCGCGATCGCATCATTCTGTGTCGACGCAACCGGCCGATTGCCGAGATTCGTCCCCTGCCAGCCCCGCGCTCGACGCCCCGCCCGGTAGGCCTCGGCAAGGGGCTCGCATCCGTTCCGGAGAGCTTCTTTGCGCCGCTGCCGGATGAGTTGCTCGACCTGTTTGACGGCGGTGCCCAACCGGACGACCGCGCGCGTTGTCGAGGATGATGCCGAAACGGCGTGTGGGGATGCTGCCGGCGTCCGCCACCGCCACGTGCGGCTTCATCGATACGTTCGGAAGGCCCCACAGCTTGTGGCCGGCGGGCAGCGGCTCGTGCTCGTAGACGTCCAGCCCGGCGACCGCGAGCGCCTCCGGGGACACCCAGCCGTACACCGCGGTGGATGCATGCCGTGGAATCGATCAGGAATCCCAAGCGGGAGGTCCCTCGACCGACTCGCCGGCCAGGATGTCACGCAAACCGCCGTCGAGCAGAACCGGGGCTCGATTGCGAAGATGTGCGATGCACTCCGATGCGCGGCGTGGCGCAACCGGAGGCGGCGCCATGACGCAGACGTCGTTGCCCCGGCGATGGACGACGAAGCGGCCACCCTGCAACTCGATCCGGTCAAGCAGCTTCGAGAACGAACGGCTCGCCTCCGTTGCAGAGATCCGTTGCTCGCGTGCGTGCTCGGTCCGCGACCGGTTATCTGATCTATCCATCCTTAATCTGATTTTGGCCCGACGCAGGAATAGTGTCAACGCCCCCTTGCGGGGCACGGGCGATCCGCCGTTCACGGAACTCGTCCATCGCCTGCCGAGTCAGCTCGGACGCCGTCCGATCCTGTGCCTTGGCGCTCGCGCCCGCCCCGCGATGACCTCTGACCCTTGATACGACTTGAAACATGGTTTACTTTCGAACCATGTCTGACAAGGTTCTGAACATACATGAGGCCAAGACGCATCTGTCCGAGCATCTCGCGGCCCTCGGCGAGCGCGATCGCATCATTCTGTGTCGACGCAACCGGCCGATTGCCGAGATTCGTCCCCTGCCGGCCCCGCGCTCGACGCCCCGCCCGGTAGGCCTCGGCAAGGGGCTCGCCACCATTCCCGAGAGCTTCTTTGCGCCGCTGCCGGATGAATTGCTCGACCTGTTTGACGGCGGTGCGCAACCGGACGACCGTTGATGCGTCTGCTCCTGGATACCTGTACGTTCCTGTGGTTGGTCGATGACCAT contains these protein-coding regions:
- a CDS encoding DUF433 domain-containing protein; amino-acid sequence: MIEQTYRYIVAVEGIRSGRPIVEATRIGVHDVVGLYVSGATVDEITRELPPVSRAQVFECLAYYEDHKADIDLWIAEQMADIERPE
- a CDS encoding ABC transporter permease subunit; this translates as MPQIIVVLGVAGGIPASRIVRGAVIGVKENAYFQAAQAIGTSTGGTLLRHVLPNIAAPVLIVYSINVGNVIISEASLSFLGFGLPAVWERRALYADAECHTISV